The following coding sequences are from one Leptolyngbya sp. NIES-3755 window:
- a CDS encoding adhesin (similar to AA sequence:cyanobase_aa:LBDG_51070), whose translation MFDRRRFGQVLIGSVLALWLHSCTGQEQATNQKPQVVSTSTILTDLTTTIAGDSVQITGILKPGADPHTYEPVPADTAAMERANLILYNGYNLEPGLIRLMRAAGNNVRQAAIGEVVPSLQLEKEGQKVPDPHVWGNVQNVAKMAAAIRDELIKLVPNDREKFTQNADRLIADLNRLDSWIKQQIQTIPAQNRRLVTTHDAFQYYANAYGLSIAGTLIGISTEEQPSAQTVQKLVQSIRATKVPAIFAETTINPALIQTVAQEAGVKLAPQQLYSDSIGAPGSPGETYIKMMVANTTTIVEALGGKITPFQTQ comes from the coding sequence ATGTTCGATCGACGGAGATTCGGGCAAGTTTTAATCGGAAGTGTTCTTGCACTCTGGCTACATAGTTGTACTGGACAAGAACAAGCCACGAATCAAAAACCGCAAGTGGTTTCAACCAGTACGATTTTGACAGATCTTACAACGACGATCGCGGGTGATTCAGTTCAGATCACAGGAATTCTTAAACCTGGAGCCGATCCACATACTTACGAGCCTGTTCCGGCAGATACGGCGGCAATGGAGCGAGCAAACCTGATTTTGTACAACGGCTATAATTTAGAGCCAGGATTGATTCGATTGATGAGAGCAGCAGGAAACAATGTGCGACAAGCTGCGATCGGCGAAGTTGTTCCATCGCTTCAACTCGAAAAAGAAGGACAGAAAGTTCCTGATCCGCACGTTTGGGGGAATGTGCAAAATGTGGCAAAAATGGCAGCCGCGATTCGAGATGAATTGATCAAACTCGTGCCAAACGATCGAGAAAAATTCACACAAAATGCCGATCGCTTAATTGCTGATCTCAATCGCTTAGATAGTTGGATCAAGCAGCAAATTCAAACCATTCCTGCTCAAAATCGTCGCTTAGTTACGACACATGATGCTTTTCAGTACTACGCAAATGCTTACGGATTGTCGATCGCAGGAACATTAATCGGCATCAGCACTGAAGAACAACCCAGTGCCCAAACGGTACAAAAATTAGTGCAATCGATTAGAGCTACAAAAGTTCCAGCGATTTTTGCAGAAACAACGATCAATCCTGCATTAATTCAAACAGTCGCTCAGGAAGCAGGCGTAAAACTAGCACCTCAGCAATTGTATTCGGATTCGATCGGTGCACCGGGTAGTCCTGGGGAAACCTATATCAAGATGATGGTCGCGAATACAACGACGATCGTAGAAGCTTTGGGCGGCAAGATAACTCCATTTCAAACACAGTAA
- a CDS encoding hypothetical protein (similar to AA sequence:cyanobase_aa:LBDG_34060), with the protein MVQSGSPILFVNPSSGNDSANGTQASPLKTITRALQQARSGTTIQLASGTYDTNSGEVFPLTIPTGVAVIGNEASKGNGILIQGGGSYLSPTWAGQNITFRLETNAQLRGVTVTNANTRGTGAWAESSAPSIANCTFTRCNREGFFATGTANPIVTDSVFTQNGGNGASFSRNSKGEFRRNQCQSTGFGIAISDNAAPLVIENTITGNRSGIVVSNAARPVLRGNTIAQSTESGLVVLASGAPNLGSSQDPGGNIFRDNGTLDIENATNPQITIVSVGNQVTASKVQGAVDFVVAQVPTPTPTPIPAPTPTPAPTPTPTPIPAPTPAPTPIPAPTPTPVPTPTPLPPPIPVPLPSPTPTPTPAPTPAPTPTPAPTAGLTDIRGHWAQPFIQALVSRDLITGFPDNTFKPENSLTRAQFAAIVAKTFNLPLKQAATNFSDVPSNFWAAEAITKANRMGFITGFPDGTFRPGLNLTRTQAIVALVNGLGLTGGTQQLLGLYSDRAQIPSFATEKVATATQRRLIVNYPNVSQLRPLQELTRAEVTTFIYQSLVALNQAQTIASNYIVNPDTANTAFVDVTNHWAKDFILGLSGQNFIQGFADGTFKPDAPMTRAQYATLIARAFSPAPRRSSISFPDVPNDFWARAAIDQAYRAGFISGFPDGSFKPNQNVTRLQLVLSLVSGFNLSPASPNLLAVLDDRSSIPQSFQDRVAAAVQADIVVNYPNQKQFSPNREATRADVSAMVYQTLVRDGRVAALDSPYIVTA; encoded by the coding sequence ATGGTTCAATCAGGCTCCCCCATTCTTTTTGTCAATCCGAGTAGTGGCAATGATAGTGCGAATGGCACTCAAGCATCTCCTCTAAAAACGATTACTCGTGCCCTTCAACAAGCCCGCTCTGGCACGACCATTCAACTGGCTTCCGGTACTTACGATACCAATAGTGGCGAAGTCTTTCCGCTGACGATTCCCACCGGTGTAGCAGTGATCGGAAACGAAGCCAGCAAAGGCAACGGTATTCTGATTCAAGGGGGCGGAAGCTATCTGAGTCCAACTTGGGCAGGACAAAATATCACGTTCCGACTCGAAACCAATGCTCAATTACGCGGTGTAACCGTCACCAACGCAAATACTCGTGGAACAGGTGCTTGGGCAGAATCGAGCGCTCCCTCGATCGCGAATTGTACGTTCACCAGATGTAACCGCGAAGGCTTTTTCGCCACCGGAACCGCAAACCCGATCGTGACTGATTCTGTTTTCACTCAAAATGGCGGGAACGGCGCTTCATTTTCCCGCAACTCAAAAGGCGAATTCCGTCGCAATCAATGTCAAAGCACTGGATTCGGGATTGCTATCAGCGACAATGCTGCACCTTTAGTGATTGAAAATACTATTACTGGAAATCGATCGGGCATCGTAGTCAGTAATGCGGCTCGTCCAGTTTTGCGGGGAAATACGATCGCACAAAGTACCGAGTCTGGGCTGGTCGTTCTCGCCAGTGGCGCACCAAATCTCGGCAGTTCTCAAGATCCTGGCGGCAATATTTTCCGCGACAACGGCACGTTAGATATCGAAAATGCGACCAATCCGCAAATTACGATCGTGTCAGTTGGCAATCAGGTCACTGCGTCGAAAGTCCAAGGTGCAGTTGATTTTGTAGTCGCCCAAGTTCCAACCCCGACTCCGACTCCAATTCCCGCACCGACTCCAACTCCTGCTCCAACACCCACACCGACTCCAATTCCCGCACCGACTCCTGCTCCAACTCCGATTCCTGCGCCTACACCGACTCCAGTTCCAACCCCGACTCCTCTACCGCCACCCATTCCTGTTCCTCTGCCCTCACCCACCCCGACCCCAACTCCTGCCCCAACGCCCGCACCGACTCCAACGCCCGCTCCAACGGCAGGCTTGACCGATATTCGTGGACATTGGGCACAACCGTTTATTCAAGCCTTGGTCAGTCGGGATCTGATTACTGGATTCCCAGACAATACCTTCAAGCCAGAGAACTCGTTAACTCGTGCTCAGTTTGCAGCGATCGTCGCAAAAACGTTCAATCTCCCGCTCAAGCAAGCCGCAACGAATTTTTCGGATGTGCCGTCTAACTTCTGGGCAGCCGAAGCGATTACGAAAGCGAATCGAATGGGCTTTATTACCGGATTTCCAGATGGAACATTCCGTCCTGGATTGAACCTGACTCGGACTCAAGCGATCGTAGCTTTAGTCAACGGTCTCGGACTGACTGGAGGAACACAGCAACTATTGGGACTGTATAGCGATCGTGCTCAAATCCCCAGTTTTGCTACCGAAAAAGTTGCCACTGCGACTCAACGCCGCCTGATCGTGAACTATCCGAATGTGTCTCAACTCAGACCGTTGCAGGAATTAACTCGCGCTGAAGTGACCACGTTTATCTATCAATCCTTGGTCGCATTGAATCAGGCACAAACGATCGCATCTAATTACATTGTCAATCCCGACACTGCGAATACTGCTTTCGTGGATGTAACGAACCATTGGGCAAAAGATTTCATTCTGGGCTTATCCGGTCAGAACTTCATCCAAGGATTTGCAGATGGAACTTTCAAGCCAGATGCACCGATGACTCGCGCCCAATATGCGACATTGATTGCTCGTGCTTTCAGTCCAGCCCCTAGACGATCGAGCATTAGCTTCCCGGATGTTCCAAACGACTTTTGGGCGAGAGCTGCGATCGATCAAGCCTATCGTGCGGGATTCATTTCGGGCTTCCCGGATGGCAGCTTTAAGCCGAATCAGAATGTCACGCGATTGCAGTTGGTACTGTCGCTGGTGAGTGGATTTAATCTGTCTCCTGCAAGTCCAAATCTGTTGGCAGTGTTAGACGATCGTAGTTCGATTCCACAATCGTTCCAGGATCGGGTCGCTGCGGCAGTTCAAGCAGACATTGTGGTGAACTATCCGAATCAAAAACAGTTCAGCCCCAATCGAGAAGCGACTCGTGCGGATGTCTCGGCAATGGTGTATCAAACCTTGGTGCGAGATGGACGGGTTGCAGCGCTGGATTCTCCGTACATTGTGACGGCATAG
- a CDS encoding cytochrome c oxidase subunit II (similar to AA sequence:cyanobase_aa:LBDG_20770): MRLRPILSISAFVAFLSIASFWMAKQAYSWFPPQASAESKLYDELFSILTGIGTFILLGISLVVLYSMVFQRAGKYDFTDGPHIEGNTTIEIVWTAAPLLLVLWIATYSYQIYDAMAIRGPMELVHLHNPMEMQSAYAVPLDEVKPQLPTETIDVTAKQWAWIFRYPGQVTSTELHLPVDHRIHLSLHSEDVLHGFYVPAFRLKQDVIPSKTIDFEFTPIQTGKYRLRDSIYSGTYFASNQADVVVESKEEYDRWLATAASQTPTEAYNPAAVEHARIAQRNVVRGWKTVEPAPPPVVNFAPKQEPTSSPT, translated from the coding sequence ATGAGACTGCGCCCGATTTTATCGATTAGTGCCTTTGTTGCGTTTTTGTCGATCGCGAGTTTTTGGATGGCAAAACAGGCATATTCTTGGTTTCCTCCTCAAGCTTCAGCGGAATCCAAACTGTATGATGAACTATTCAGCATTTTGACTGGGATCGGAACGTTTATTCTGCTTGGAATTTCCTTAGTCGTGCTGTACTCTATGGTGTTTCAACGGGCTGGAAAGTACGATTTTACTGACGGTCCGCATATCGAAGGCAATACTACGATCGAGATTGTTTGGACAGCGGCTCCATTGTTGTTAGTGCTATGGATTGCAACTTATAGCTATCAAATCTATGATGCAATGGCGATTCGCGGTCCAATGGAACTCGTTCATTTGCACAATCCAATGGAAATGCAATCGGCTTATGCGGTTCCCCTTGATGAAGTCAAGCCACAACTTCCAACTGAAACGATCGATGTCACCGCAAAACAATGGGCTTGGATTTTCCGCTATCCCGGACAAGTCACTAGCACCGAACTACATTTGCCAGTGGATCATCGAATTCATTTAAGCTTGCATTCTGAAGATGTGCTACATGGCTTTTATGTGCCCGCCTTTCGACTCAAGCAAGATGTGATTCCGAGTAAAACGATCGACTTTGAATTCACCCCGATTCAGACCGGGAAGTATCGACTGCGCGATTCAATCTACAGCGGTACATACTTTGCATCGAATCAAGCCGATGTCGTGGTCGAATCGAAAGAAGAGTACGATCGATGGCTTGCGACTGCCGCAAGTCAAACACCAACTGAGGCTTACAATCCTGCCGCAGTTGAACATGCTCGAATCGCTCAAAGAAACGTGGTACGCGGTTGGAAAACGGTTGAACCTGCGCCGCCACCTGTGGTCAATTTTGCTCCAAAACAAGAACCGACTAGCTCTCCGACTTAG
- a CDS encoding hypothetical protein (conserved hypothetical protein;~similar to AA sequence:cyanobase_aa:LBDG_20790), producing the protein MFDSLLPPLNQHNLPYPDTIHPIVVHFVIAMVLFAFVCDIISYFTRNPKLAEVSWWNLVFATVSIFIAVIFGQIEAGLAEPYAAAVSALNFHTLLGWSLSGILAAVTGWRYVIRSQNKPLPVPYLVASVVLVGLVLVQTYFGDLLVWVYGLHSIPVVEATKGGEL; encoded by the coding sequence GTGTTTGACTCTCTCTTGCCCCCGCTCAATCAGCATAATCTCCCGTACCCCGATACGATTCATCCGATCGTGGTACATTTCGTGATTGCGATGGTGTTGTTTGCGTTCGTGTGCGATATCATCAGCTACTTTACTCGCAATCCCAAACTCGCTGAGGTCAGTTGGTGGAATTTGGTGTTTGCGACCGTTTCTATCTTCATTGCGGTCATTTTTGGACAGATTGAGGCGGGTTTAGCAGAACCTTATGCCGCTGCGGTTTCAGCCCTTAATTTTCATACGCTGCTCGGTTGGTCACTGTCGGGAATTTTGGCAGCGGTGACGGGATGGCGGTATGTGATTCGATCGCAGAATAAACCGCTTCCAGTTCCTTACCTGGTTGCGAGTGTGGTGCTCGTGGGACTTGTGCTGGTTCAAACTTATTTTGGTGATTTGCTGGTGTGGGTGTACGGGTTGCATAGCATTCCAGTCGTTGAAGCCACCAAAGGAGGGGAACTATGA
- a CDS encoding hypothetical protein (hypothetical protein L8106_24105;~similar to AA sequence:cyanobase_aa:LBDG_20780), whose protein sequence is MTTKTELLDQMADQLGANHLPYIIPIHPNLVHLTLGLFIVAISFDIVGVLFPVDKALFKYLAIPVTRSGLFDVGWYNLLGAAVITFFTVASGFYEMLLADPIPEIKSIWGLQALPTMVWHGVGGVLLLTLIVGMTVWRGFQRFVWRKDMARQVQWSYLAAGLFIFLLMFLQGTLGAHLGGEFGIHITADQLIKAGENPDLRL, encoded by the coding sequence ATGACGACTAAAACTGAACTGTTGGATCAAATGGCGGATCAGTTAGGTGCGAATCATTTGCCCTATATCATTCCGATTCATCCAAATCTTGTGCATTTGACGCTGGGATTATTCATTGTCGCGATCTCATTTGATATCGTCGGGGTGCTGTTTCCAGTGGATAAGGCATTATTCAAGTATTTAGCGATTCCGGTAACGCGATCGGGATTGTTTGATGTCGGTTGGTACAATCTGCTCGGAGCCGCTGTGATTACCTTTTTCACGGTTGCTTCTGGGTTTTATGAAATGCTGCTGGCTGATCCGATCCCTGAGATTAAGAGCATTTGGGGATTGCAGGCACTTCCGACAATGGTTTGGCATGGGGTTGGGGGTGTGTTGCTACTAACATTGATTGTTGGAATGACTGTATGGCGGGGATTTCAGCGCTTTGTTTGGCGAAAAGATATGGCGCGACAGGTGCAGTGGAGCTACCTTGCAGCGGGATTGTTCATCTTTCTGCTGATGTTTCTACAGGGAACCTTGGGAGCACATTTAGGGGGTGAGTTTGGCATTCATATCACCGCAGATCAGTTGATTAAAGCAGGCGAAAACCCCGATTTGAGATTGTAA
- a CDS encoding hypothetical protein (similar to AA sequence:cyanobase_aa:cce_5276), whose amino-acid sequence MTEQQKLSSKINNGVKSAISQALERHHKLGEAIAIWRDGQVVVIPADQIPLIQSEQKHD is encoded by the coding sequence ATGACTGAGCAGCAAAAACTATCAAGCAAAATTAATAATGGCGTGAAGTCTGCAATCTCGCAAGCTCTTGAACGTCATCATAAATTAGGTGAAGCGATCGCAATCTGGCGCGATGGGCAAGTTGTTGTTATTCCGGCTGATCAGATTCCTTTGATTCAATCTGAACAAAAGCATGATTGA